From Aedes albopictus strain Foshan chromosome 1, AalbF5, whole genome shotgun sequence, one genomic window encodes:
- the LOC134285431 gene encoding uncharacterized protein LOC134285431 encodes MDHNLNQLPWKNYEKYFRFFRQKSENFEVTCLLCPADAASISCGYSSSANLRSHLLRKHKWNTDMFRMEFHTQKRQRHDNDSEKSIITQMDVHNIVDSLVINEGLHFSIADSPYFKRAIELGLPENLSVGCRQSLTKRMDARFNEMIEKLKSKLMSVQYVATTADCWTKFRRSFLGMTLHWIDESTMERMSCALALKRIKGRHTADALAAAIHGVHADFDLLSKVRRCTTDSAANLRKAFREYAYVDGSEESDNEQSEADGVEFGIVDVNTLLMNDENMEKYYRLPPHQRCASHILNLVASNDAQKTEGKKYNQMREAVLKKLKVWWRLQSKSSVVADTIKDCVGVSLIIPVKTRWNSEYDSIAQVRLFLFYNTVSLF; translated from the exons ATGGACCATAATTTGAACCAACTTCCTTGGAAGAATTATGAGAAATACTTCCGCTTCTTCAggcaaaaatctgaaaattttgaGGTGACATGTTTGCTGTGCCCCGCAGACGCAGCAAGCATAAGCTGCGGATACTCATCTTCTGCGAATTTGAGAAGCCATTTGTTG CGAAAGCATAAATGGAACACCGATATGTTCCGGATGGAGTTCCATACTCAGAAGAGACAGCGCCACGATAATGACAGCGAAAAGTCGATCATCACCCAGATGGACGTGCACAATATTGTAGACAGCCTTGTCATCAACGAAGGATTGCACTTCAGTATTGCAGACTCACCGTACTTCAAAAGGGCGATTGAGCTGGGATTGCCGGAGAATCTTTCAGTTGGGTGTCGCCAATCACTAACGAAACGGATGGATGCAAGATTTAACGAGATGATCGAGAAGCTTAAATCAAAACTGATGTCGGTGCAGTACGTTGCCACCACTGCAGACTGCTGGACCAAATTTCGAAGAAGCTTTTTAGGAATGACTTTGCACTGGATCGATGAAAGCACCATGGAAAGGATGTCTTGCGCACTGGCATTAAAAAGGATTAAAGGAAGACATACGGCGGATGCCCTTGCCGCTGCAATCCATGGTGTCCATGCGGACTTTGACTTGCTTTCAAAAGTTCGTCGATGCACAACTGACAGTGCAGCAAATTTACGAAAAGCTTTTCGTGAATATGCATATGTGGATG GTTCCGAAGAAAGTGATAACGAGCAATCAGAAGCGGATGGTGTGGAATTCGGTATCGTAGATGTAAACACATTGTTGATGAACGATgaaaacatggaaaaatattaccGACTACCACCCCATCAGAGATGTGCAAGTCACATTCTCAATCTTGTTGCATCTAATGACGCACAGAAGACTGAGGGCAAGAAATACAATCAGATGCGCGAAGCTGTCTTGAAAAAATTGAAGGTTTGGTGGAGACTGCAGAGCAAATCGTCCGTTGTGGCAGATACCATCAAGGATTGCGTTGGCGTTTCCCTAATTATTCCTGTTAAAACTAGATGGAATTCAGAGTATGATTCGATTGCACAAGTAAGACTATTTCTTTTTTATAATACAGTTAGTTTATTCTAG